In a genomic window of Gouania willdenowi chromosome 11, fGouWil2.1, whole genome shotgun sequence:
- the pals2b gene encoding MAGUK p55 subfamily member 6b isoform X1, whose amino-acid sequence MVTAMEDACANGAKEEEAATRAGPHGVDGPSAVQSDQGADSSGAMQQVLDNLSDLPTSTGAKDIDLLFLRGIMESPMAHEQLEEVKLEAVQDNNVELVTEILGDISNLKVKDDSAAELSRILQEPHFQSLMEAHDIVASKCYEVPPPTEIPNDAAVNNALMQADAVRMIGIRKKAGEPLGVTFRVEKDDLVIARILHGGMIDRQGLLHVGDIIKEVNGKDVGNNPTELQEMLKDCSGGITLKILPSYRDAPAPPQVYVRPYFDYNPASDNLIPCREAGMAFNKGDILQIVNREDPNWWQACHVVGGATGLIPSQFLEEKRKAFVPRDFDGSGILCGTLAGKKKKKMMYLTAKNAEFDRHELQIYEEVAKVPPFQRKTLVLIGAQGVGRRSLKNRLMVLYPTRFGTTIPYTSRRARDDELDGNSYHFTSRTEMEVDVKAGRFLEHGEYDGNLYGTKIESIHEVVDTGRTCILDVNPQALKVLKTAEFMPYVVFIAAPELDTLKAMHKAVVDAGLTTKQLTDVDLKKTVDESARIHRAYSHYFDLTIVNDNLDKAFETLQAAVDKLCSEPQWVPVNWVY is encoded by the exons ATGGTCACAGCGATGGAGGACGCCTGTGCCAATGGGGCAAAGGAAGAGGAGGCAGCGACACGTGCAGGGCCACATGGAGTGGACGGTCCTTCAGCTGTGCAATCTGACCAGGGAGCGGATTCATCCGGAG CCATGCAGCAAGTGTTGGATAATCTGAGTGATCTACCCACGTCCACAGGTGCTAAAGACATCGACCTGCTCTTTCTGCGCGGAATCATGGAAAGTCCAATG GCTCACgagcagctggaggaagtgaagctggaGGCAGTGCAGGACAACAATGTGGAGCTGGTGACGGAGATTCTTGGCGACATCAGCAACCTCAAGGTTAAAGATGACAGCGCGGCGGAGCTGTCACGGATCCTCCAAGAGCCACACTTTCAG TCTCTTATGGAAGCTCACGACATAGTGGCCTCAAAATGCTACGAAGTCCCGCCTCCGACCGAAATCCCCAACGACGCAGCAGTAAATAACGCTCTGATGCAGGCGGATGCTGTGCGCATGATTGGCATCCGAAAGAAAGCCGGAGAGCCCCTG GGTGTGACGTTTCGTGTGGAGAAAGATGACCTGGTCATTGCAAGAATCCTCCATGGCGGGATGATTGATAGGCAGGGCCTCCTCCATGTGGGCGATATCATCAAGGAGGTTAATGGAAAGGATGTCGGCAACAATCCCACAGAGCTGCAGGAGATGCTCAAAGACTGCAGTGGAGGGATTACGCTGAAAATCCTCCCCAGCTACAGGGACGCTCCAGCCCCTCCACAG GTGTACGTCCGACCGTACTTTGACTATAACCCTGCCAGTGACAACCTGATACCATGTCGAGAGGCGGGAATGGCTTTTAACAAAGGCGACATCCTTCAGATTGTCAACCGGGAAGATCCCAACTGGTGGCAG gcaTGTCATGTTGTGGGTGGGGCAACAGGACTGATCCCCAGTCAGTTTCTAGAGGAGAAGAGGAAAGCGTTTGTCCCTCGAGACTTTGATGGATCAG GAATTCTTTGCGGTACTTTAgcaggaaagaagaagaagaagatgatgtATCTAACAGCAAAGAATGCAG aGTTTGACAGACACGAACTGCAGATCTATGAGGAAGTAGCAAAGGTTCCTCCTTTCCAGAGGAAGACCCTTGTTCTCATTGGTGCTCAAGGGGTGGGTCGGCGCAGCCTGAAGAACCGCCTGATGGTCCTCTATCCCACACGCTTTGGCACCACCATACCAT ACACTTCACGGAGAGCTCGGGACGATGAGCTGGATGGAAACTCTTATCACTTCACGTCACGGACGGAAATGGAGGTGGACGTGAAAGCTGGCCGCTTCCTAGAGCACGGCGAGTACGACGGCAACCTGTACGGCACAAAGATCGAGTCCATCCACGAGGTGGTCGACACAGGACGCACCTGTATCCTGGATGTTAACCCCCAG GCCCTGAAAGTGCTGAAAACAGCTGAGTTCATGCCTTACGTGGTGTTCATCGCAGCACCAGAACTTGATACTCTTAAGGCCATGCACAAAGCTGTGGTGGATGCAGGCCTCACAACTAAGCAGCTGACG GACGTGGATCTGAAGAAGACGGTGGATGAAAGCGCTCGTATCCACAGAGCTTACAGCCACTATTTCGACCTGACCATCGTCAACGACAACCTGGACAAAGCCTTTGAGACGCTACAGGCTGCTGTGGACAAACTGTGCAGTGAACCCCAGTGGGTTCCAGTGAACTGGGTGTACTGA
- the pals2b gene encoding MAGUK p55 subfamily member 6b isoform X2 gives MEAHDIVASKCYEVPPPTEIPNDAAVNNALMQADAVRMIGIRKKAGEPLGVTFRVEKDDLVIARILHGGMIDRQGLLHVGDIIKEVNGKDVGNNPTELQEMLKDCSGGITLKILPSYRDAPAPPQVYVRPYFDYNPASDNLIPCREAGMAFNKGDILQIVNREDPNWWQACHVVGGATGLIPSQFLEEKRKAFVPRDFDGSGILCGTLAGKKKKKMMYLTAKNAEFDRHELQIYEEVAKVPPFQRKTLVLIGAQGVGRRSLKNRLMVLYPTRFGTTIPYTSRRARDDELDGNSYHFTSRTEMEVDVKAGRFLEHGEYDGNLYGTKIESIHEVVDTGRTCILDVNPQALKVLKTAEFMPYVVFIAAPELDTLKAMHKAVVDAGLTTKQLTDVDLKKTVDESARIHRAYSHYFDLTIVNDNLDKAFETLQAAVDKLCSEPQWVPVNWVY, from the exons ATGGAAGCTCACGACATAGTGGCCTCAAAATGCTACGAAGTCCCGCCTCCGACCGAAATCCCCAACGACGCAGCAGTAAATAACGCTCTGATGCAGGCGGATGCTGTGCGCATGATTGGCATCCGAAAGAAAGCCGGAGAGCCCCTG GGTGTGACGTTTCGTGTGGAGAAAGATGACCTGGTCATTGCAAGAATCCTCCATGGCGGGATGATTGATAGGCAGGGCCTCCTCCATGTGGGCGATATCATCAAGGAGGTTAATGGAAAGGATGTCGGCAACAATCCCACAGAGCTGCAGGAGATGCTCAAAGACTGCAGTGGAGGGATTACGCTGAAAATCCTCCCCAGCTACAGGGACGCTCCAGCCCCTCCACAG GTGTACGTCCGACCGTACTTTGACTATAACCCTGCCAGTGACAACCTGATACCATGTCGAGAGGCGGGAATGGCTTTTAACAAAGGCGACATCCTTCAGATTGTCAACCGGGAAGATCCCAACTGGTGGCAG gcaTGTCATGTTGTGGGTGGGGCAACAGGACTGATCCCCAGTCAGTTTCTAGAGGAGAAGAGGAAAGCGTTTGTCCCTCGAGACTTTGATGGATCAG GAATTCTTTGCGGTACTTTAgcaggaaagaagaagaagaagatgatgtATCTAACAGCAAAGAATGCAG aGTTTGACAGACACGAACTGCAGATCTATGAGGAAGTAGCAAAGGTTCCTCCTTTCCAGAGGAAGACCCTTGTTCTCATTGGTGCTCAAGGGGTGGGTCGGCGCAGCCTGAAGAACCGCCTGATGGTCCTCTATCCCACACGCTTTGGCACCACCATACCAT ACACTTCACGGAGAGCTCGGGACGATGAGCTGGATGGAAACTCTTATCACTTCACGTCACGGACGGAAATGGAGGTGGACGTGAAAGCTGGCCGCTTCCTAGAGCACGGCGAGTACGACGGCAACCTGTACGGCACAAAGATCGAGTCCATCCACGAGGTGGTCGACACAGGACGCACCTGTATCCTGGATGTTAACCCCCAG GCCCTGAAAGTGCTGAAAACAGCTGAGTTCATGCCTTACGTGGTGTTCATCGCAGCACCAGAACTTGATACTCTTAAGGCCATGCACAAAGCTGTGGTGGATGCAGGCCTCACAACTAAGCAGCTGACG GACGTGGATCTGAAGAAGACGGTGGATGAAAGCGCTCGTATCCACAGAGCTTACAGCCACTATTTCGACCTGACCATCGTCAACGACAACCTGGACAAAGCCTTTGAGACGCTACAGGCTGCTGTGGACAAACTGTGCAGTGAACCCCAGTGGGTTCCAGTGAACTGGGTGTACTGA